The following proteins are encoded in a genomic region of Campylobacter showae CSUNSWCD:
- a CDS encoding DoxX family protein: MKNFDLGILFVRLGLGICLFMRGFAKILHGVGGVKGILAKAGLPEIMAYSSYIGEVVALIMIILGIFSRIGALLITGTSLTIMCAYHGLGNLLELTNAGGFKAEILYLYIALLLCIIFNGSGKYAIRKD; the protein is encoded by the coding sequence ATGAAAAATTTCGATTTGGGAATTTTGTTTGTGAGGCTAGGGCTTGGCATCTGCCTTTTTATGCGCGGCTTTGCTAAAATTTTACACGGCGTAGGCGGCGTAAAAGGCATTTTGGCAAAAGCCGGCTTGCCTGAGATTATGGCATACAGCTCCTATATAGGCGAGGTTGTTGCTCTGATAATGATAATTCTAGGGATATTTTCAAGGATCGGCGCGCTACTCATAACCGGCACGAGCCTAACGATAATGTGCGCCTATCACGGGCTTGGAAATTTGCTAGAGCTTACAAACGCCGGCGGCTTTAAGGCTGAAATTTTATATCTTTACATCGCCTTGTTGCTCTGCATCATCTTTAACGGAAGCGGAAAATACGCGATTAGAAAAGATTAG
- the rpsL gene encoding 30S ribosomal protein S12 — MPTINQLVRKERKKVTFKSKSPALKECPQRRGVCTRVYTTTPKKPNSALRKVAKVRLTSGFEVISYIGGEGHNLQEHSIVLVRGGRVKDLPGVKYHIVRGALDTAGVAKRTVSRSKYGAKRPKPGQAAAAAGKKK; from the coding sequence GTGCCAACCATTAATCAATTGGTCAGAAAAGAGCGCAAGAAAGTGACTTTTAAGTCAAAATCTCCAGCGCTAAAAGAGTGTCCTCAAAGAAGAGGAGTTTGCACTAGGGTCTATACTACGACTCCTAAAAAACCAAACTCGGCTTTGAGAAAAGTTGCCAAAGTTAGGCTTACAAGCGGATTTGAAGTGATCAGCTATATCGGCGGTGAAGGCCACAACCTACAAGAACACAGCATCGTGCTAGTACGCGGCGGCCGTGTTAAGGACTTACCGGGCGTTAAATACCACATCGTACGTGGCGCTCTTGATACAGCCGGCGTTGCGAAAAGAACTGTTTCTCGCTCAAAATACGGCGCTAAACGTCCAAAACCTGGTCAAGCAGCCGCAGCAGCAGGTAAAAAGAAATAA
- the rpsG gene encoding 30S ribosomal protein S7, with product MRRRKAPVREVMPDPIYGNKVITKFINSLMYDGKKSVATEIMYGAIKAIEKKSGDVKGIDVFNDAIENIKPLMEVKSRRVGGATYQVPVEVRPARQQALAIRWIIGFARKRSERTMIDKLANELLDAANSKGASFKKKEDTYKMAEANKAFAHYRW from the coding sequence ATGAGAAGAAGAAAAGCTCCCGTCAGGGAAGTAATGCCGGATCCAATTTACGGCAATAAGGTAATCACTAAATTTATTAACTCTCTTATGTATGACGGCAAAAAAAGCGTCGCTACCGAGATCATGTACGGCGCTATCAAAGCTATCGAGAAAAAAAGCGGCGACGTAAAAGGTATAGACGTATTTAACGATGCTATCGAAAACATTAAGCCTCTTATGGAGGTTAAGTCTCGTCGCGTCGGCGGTGCTACCTACCAAGTGCCGGTAGAAGTTCGCCCGGCTCGCCAGCAAGCTCTTGCTATCCGCTGGATCATCGGTTTTGCTAGAAAAAGAAGCGAAAGAACCATGATCGATAAGCTAGCTAACGAGCTACTTGATGCGGCAAATTCAAAAGGCGCGTCTTTTAAGAAGAAGGAAGACACCTACAAAATGGCAGAGGCTAACAAAGCGTTTGCTCACTACCGCTGGTAA
- the fusA gene encoding elongation factor G, whose product MADRKTPLHMVRNIGIAAHIDAGKTTTSERILFFTGMSHKIGEVHDGAATMDWMEQEKERGITITSAATTCFWKDHQINLIDTPGHVDFTIEVERSMRVLDGAVSVFCSVGGVQPQSETVWRQANKYHVPRIVFVNKMDRIGANFFNVESQIRNRLKANPVPIQIPIGAEDNFGGVVDLVKMKAYVWEDDKKPTDYKEIEIPAEVKDKAEEYRAKLIEAVSETDDSLMEKFFSGEELSEEEIKKGIKAGCLRMTITPMLCGTAFKNKGIQPLLDAVVAYLPAPDEIEAIKGVYEDGSEVTVESTDNGEFAALAFKIMTDPFVGQLTFIRVYRGSLESGSYAYNTVQDNKERIGRLLKMHSNKREEISVIHAGEIGAVVGLKNTLTGDTLASEKDKVILEKMDFPEPVISVAVEPKTKADQEKMAIALQKLAQEDPSFRVGTDEESGQTIISGMGELHLEIIVDRMLREFKVDAEVGQPQVAYRETIRKTVEQEYKYAKQSGGRGQYGHVFLRLEPLPAASGFEFVNDIKGGVVPKEYIPAVEKGCKEALQNGVLAGYPVEDVKVTLFDGSYHEVDSSEMAFKLAASMGFKEGARKAGAVILEPMMKVEVETPEDYMGDVIGDLNKRRGQVNSMDERNGSKIITAFCPLAQMFGYSTDLRSMTQGRATYSMEFDHYEEVPKNVSEEIIKKRNG is encoded by the coding sequence ATGGCAGATAGAAAAACCCCTTTACATATGGTTAGAAACATCGGTATCGCTGCTCACATCGATGCTGGTAAAACTACAACCAGCGAAAGAATTTTGTTCTTTACTGGTATGAGCCACAAGATCGGCGAGGTTCACGATGGCGCCGCTACGATGGACTGGATGGAGCAAGAAAAAGAGCGCGGAATCACGATTACGTCTGCGGCGACAACTTGTTTTTGGAAAGATCACCAGATAAATTTGATCGACACTCCGGGCCACGTTGACTTTACTATCGAAGTTGAGCGTTCTATGCGCGTTCTTGACGGCGCTGTTTCGGTATTTTGCTCAGTTGGCGGCGTACAGCCTCAGTCTGAGACCGTTTGGAGACAAGCAAATAAATATCACGTCCCAAGAATCGTTTTTGTAAATAAAATGGACAGAATCGGCGCAAATTTCTTTAACGTCGAGTCTCAAATCAGAAACCGCCTAAAAGCAAATCCTGTGCCTATTCAAATTCCTATCGGCGCAGAGGATAACTTTGGAGGCGTGGTTGATCTCGTTAAGATGAAAGCTTACGTTTGGGAGGATGACAAAAAACCGACCGATTATAAAGAGATAGAAATCCCTGCAGAGGTAAAAGATAAAGCCGAAGAGTACCGCGCGAAGCTAATCGAAGCGGTTTCTGAAACCGACGATAGCTTGATGGAGAAATTTTTCTCAGGCGAGGAGCTAAGCGAAGAGGAGATTAAAAAAGGCATTAAAGCAGGCTGCTTAAGAATGACTATAACTCCGATGCTTTGTGGAACAGCATTTAAAAACAAAGGTATCCAACCGTTGCTTGACGCGGTCGTAGCGTATTTGCCTGCACCGGATGAGATCGAGGCGATCAAAGGCGTTTATGAAGATGGTAGCGAAGTAACGGTAGAAAGCACTGATAACGGCGAATTTGCGGCTCTTGCGTTTAAGATTATGACCGACCCATTCGTCGGACAGCTTACCTTTATCCGCGTTTACCGCGGTAGCCTTGAGAGCGGTAGCTATGCTTATAATACCGTTCAAGACAATAAAGAAAGAATCGGCCGTCTACTAAAAATGCACTCAAATAAACGCGAGGAAATTTCTGTTATTCACGCCGGCGAGATCGGTGCGGTTGTAGGTCTAAAAAATACCCTAACTGGCGATACGCTAGCTAGCGAAAAAGACAAGGTTATCCTTGAGAAAATGGACTTCCCTGAGCCGGTTATTAGCGTTGCCGTAGAGCCAAAAACTAAAGCCGACCAAGAAAAAATGGCTATCGCGCTTCAAAAACTAGCTCAAGAAGACCCAAGCTTTAGAGTAGGCACCGATGAAGAGAGTGGTCAAACTATTATCAGCGGCATGGGCGAGCTTCACCTTGAGATCATCGTGGACAGAATGCTACGCGAATTTAAAGTCGATGCCGAAGTAGGTCAACCGCAAGTTGCATACCGCGAGACTATCCGCAAAACCGTCGAGCAAGAGTATAAATATGCTAAGCAATCAGGCGGTCGCGGTCAATACGGACACGTATTCTTGCGCCTTGAGCCACTACCTGCAGCTAGCGGATTTGAGTTCGTTAACGACATCAAAGGCGGCGTGGTTCCAAAAGAGTACATCCCTGCGGTTGAAAAAGGCTGCAAAGAGGCGCTTCAAAACGGCGTACTTGCCGGCTATCCTGTTGAGGACGTTAAAGTTACCCTATTTGACGGTAGCTACCACGAAGTTGACTCATCTGAAATGGCATTTAAGCTCGCTGCTTCTATGGGCTTTAAAGAGGGCGCTAGAAAAGCGGGCGCAGTTATCCTTGAACCTATGATGAAGGTCGAGGTTGAGACACCTGAGGACTATATGGGCGACGTTATCGGCGACTTAAACAAACGCCGCGGTCAGGTAAACTCTATGGATGAGCGCAACGGAAGCAAGATCATCACGGCTTTCTGCCCGCTAGCCCAGATGTTTGGTTACTCTACTGATCTTCGCTCTATGACGCAAGGTCGCGCGACATATTCTATGGAATTTGACCACTATGAGGAAGTTCCAAAAAACGTCAGCGAAGAGATTATCAAGAAAAGAAACGGTTAA
- a CDS encoding DUF4214 domain-containing protein, whose protein sequence is MAVTQAEVAQLYVALFNRAPEGAGFKAWISFGHNKTQAEIAQLMLESPAAIDYYGGRIDQDKDYIELIYKNILGKDYTQDPDGINAWVKHLQLGHSRGETLVKIFEVAQSAAAKAADPVAAKIFENKTAISAYMAEKIANIETSVSGSYDYKPFQEIIKTTTDTNFEEQKAKIDALAASTSYTLTTEPNDLTGGVGQDIFNAVADSFMGTNTLKPTDKIDGGMGENTLNVTLKDNFNGMTTGFIKNIDNLNLTNTSTAKKTFNARNIDGLKKVTLDGENGINFINPQNLVDLTIENLKSSTESFKLNYNTGTIAGTNDTQNLTLDNVNLHKNAIDNVVGVAGTGIDIPNIENLNITTKGEKSTVFIKSGDNTNHYKTISVKGTTDIKLMVESDRLEKVDASAFTHNLEYEFKPSANTPIGATNVIKGGSGNDTIKLDFKDVDATNKTNFDIDGGTGKDTLNIERLKAKENKFTVNNIEKVNIQKVDTGTANDTASIDFAGSDVTALNTTKTKSNLVVTNSTIKSVTVDKPDPENTDVASGPYGRVEFKNGYLQEINITNTIDPQDVNGNAIINPVTPGLRSQVTAYVAADESERVTVNVDKNVYAQKIGGAGASAAWVDGNKMHANEGIGIIAPKAKDITVNFNSIGTYGNSVANNTGMSLTNIAVHDLSSTVPMQAKTLEKLTVNSKSSILSNLDATFFEKLKVFNINTDNNFEAYSNKQFNDIEQINARGLASNNIKTGNIYFIDNVIGEGTTTAATATQSIAITAEHLNSFKANKGVFTKGSIAVQLNDIAGNVEIVNGINPITTTANNPTPGSNMQNFFTHTSTTYNFPYATADNSIVTDATFSVNGNNINNLLIGNISARDIEINPGNARGNVSIASGGGEYTTLSSYANSVGKVGSDKTINNTIDMSQVAGRYFIGELFGQNINFKGAVFNAPTYYSDQIDTGLYSDHDSWSGHNYSTPNAIKVNFGGARANQDVVNLNVKGVQTGEKTDVYAKFDDGTASPGDLKKFVAKGEDINLIVNPKFNAATTSKLETIDLSEVKAGSTSWVNLSTVPYSTDTTSHSGSTNSGYSSWHNRTDNQGFGNAGPSNLKNPLSDNYGTASTANFKATSTLPDFGARTGVTGNDIPNFTGTKWNHKNVDGSSTYLGRPSTDLVREKSDLGANAHTMLKEIKGTQGNDVVLLANDMAAANGTGKLNVDLGDGDDIIHVGTLAANTEIIIDGGKGRDLFDVSRAKTDTTVSKIVTIKNIEAGDKVKLADYFAHGYDPRDPSGDSKDSNWGAVKAYGSDKVQFYTGNHPDASTSAAAHGQTFSTTSGTANANSTTPPLTITGTTSGNATSTVYGYNTPTGTAAFEENLQQGTTTGHWGGDRYQYKANHGDFAWQTGNATAAAAGTNIAIDASGNRGFNNSTSPFYEPGKAAVKATLSTDVAGADAGQALPTGWTQGTPSTPLDPNGLAWATWSVAQVGGGTVSYYANNGTATPFTGLTMKKQGNLFFDTAKHTEVAGRMYYNTYDDVNQTAGGGTQQGTPVTGTNGQVVIQNSGVASTKSASAGTITANNLIKSVIVQTSTNSDKYTGGIASNDQSFYDAHNTIKVTVNSKLTDLSTVAGLDTLIQAVNHAIANNRLWGNDSTYWQANYTYFSKFADANSTSMTGDNVIMGYTRYISASGNYDAHNDRLYAFSWKGDTYLVYDKQAVAYNGSNTIGAEDTIVRLAGVNLENLKYSVDPEKGTITIDSLDQA, encoded by the coding sequence ATGGCAGTAACACAAGCAGAGGTTGCGCAGCTTTACGTGGCGTTATTTAACAGAGCCCCAGAAGGCGCTGGATTCAAAGCATGGATTAGCTTTGGCCACAACAAAACACAGGCTGAGATAGCTCAATTGATGCTAGAATCTCCGGCAGCTATAGACTACTATGGCGGCAGAATAGACCAAGATAAAGATTATATAGAGCTTATCTATAAAAATATTCTTGGCAAAGATTATACGCAAGATCCTGATGGTATTAACGCATGGGTTAAGCACCTTCAGCTAGGTCATTCAAGAGGCGAGACTCTCGTCAAAATATTTGAGGTAGCACAGTCTGCGGCAGCTAAAGCGGCAGATCCAGTTGCAGCTAAAATTTTCGAAAATAAGACGGCTATTTCAGCTTATATGGCTGAAAAAATCGCTAACATAGAAACAAGTGTTTCCGGAAGTTATGATTATAAACCGTTTCAGGAAATTATAAAAACTACGACCGATACGAATTTTGAAGAGCAAAAAGCAAAAATAGACGCTCTTGCCGCTTCTACTTCATACACTCTAACTACTGAGCCAAACGATTTAACCGGTGGAGTTGGACAAGATATTTTCAACGCTGTTGCAGACTCATTCATGGGTACAAACACTCTAAAGCCTACAGATAAGATCGACGGCGGTATGGGAGAAAATACTCTGAATGTTACCTTGAAAGATAATTTTAACGGTATGACTACGGGGTTTATCAAAAATATAGATAACCTAAATTTAACAAACACCTCTACAGCTAAAAAGACCTTTAATGCAAGAAATATTGATGGTCTCAAAAAAGTAACTTTAGATGGCGAAAATGGTATAAATTTCATAAATCCTCAAAATTTAGTCGATTTAACCATTGAGAATCTAAAAAGCAGTACGGAGTCGTTTAAATTAAATTATAACACCGGAACTATCGCTGGCACAAATGATACGCAAAATTTAACATTAGATAATGTAAATTTGCATAAAAATGCTATAGATAACGTGGTCGGTGTTGCAGGCACAGGTATAGATATCCCAAATATCGAAAATTTAAACATAACTACAAAAGGCGAGAAAAGCACTGTATTTATAAAATCAGGCGACAACACGAACCACTACAAAACTATATCGGTTAAAGGCACTACCGATATTAAACTTATGGTGGAAAGCGATCGCTTAGAAAAGGTCGATGCCTCTGCCTTTACTCACAATCTAGAGTATGAATTTAAGCCAAGTGCAAATACGCCTATCGGCGCTACAAATGTTATAAAAGGCGGTAGCGGTAACGACACTATAAAGCTTGACTTTAAAGACGTAGATGCTACAAATAAAACAAATTTCGATATAGACGGCGGTACTGGTAAAGATACTCTAAATATCGAAAGATTAAAAGCAAAAGAGAATAAATTTACCGTAAACAACATAGAAAAGGTAAATATACAAAAAGTAGACACCGGTACGGCAAATGATACTGCAAGTATAGATTTTGCCGGTTCAGACGTAACGGCTCTTAACACTACAAAAACAAAGAGCAACCTAGTAGTTACAAACTCTACTATAAAAAGCGTTACGGTAGACAAGCCTGATCCGGAAAATACCGATGTAGCCTCTGGCCCTTACGGTAGAGTCGAGTTTAAAAACGGTTATTTACAAGAGATCAATATAACAAACACAATCGATCCGCAAGACGTTAACGGCAACGCAATTATCAATCCTGTTACTCCTGGACTACGCAGTCAGGTTACGGCTTATGTAGCTGCAGACGAGAGCGAAAGAGTAACGGTAAACGTAGATAAAAACGTATATGCTCAAAAGATCGGCGGAGCCGGTGCTAGCGCTGCTTGGGTAGATGGTAACAAAATGCACGCAAACGAAGGCATAGGTATCATAGCTCCAAAAGCTAAAGACATAACCGTAAATTTCAACTCTATCGGCACATATGGAAATAGCGTAGCTAACAATACGGGTATGAGCCTTACAAACATAGCTGTTCATGATTTATCTTCTACAGTTCCTATGCAGGCAAAGACTCTTGAAAAACTAACCGTAAATTCAAAGTCAAGCATCCTAAGTAATCTAGATGCAACGTTCTTTGAAAAGTTAAAAGTTTTCAATATCAACACTGATAACAACTTTGAAGCTTACAGCAATAAACAGTTTAACGATATCGAGCAGATCAACGCTAGAGGTCTTGCGTCAAATAACATTAAGACCGGTAATATTTATTTCATAGATAACGTGATCGGTGAAGGCACTACGACAGCCGCTACGGCTACTCAGTCTATAGCTATCACTGCTGAGCACCTTAATTCGTTTAAAGCAAATAAAGGCGTATTTACGAAGGGTTCTATTGCCGTGCAATTAAACGATATCGCCGGCAACGTAGAGATTGTAAACGGTATAAACCCTATAACTACTACTGCAAACAACCCGACTCCCGGTTCTAATATGCAGAACTTTTTTACCCATACTTCTACGACTTACAACTTCCCATACGCAACAGCCGATAACTCTATCGTTACCGACGCTACATTTAGCGTAAACGGCAATAATATCAACAATCTTTTGATAGGTAATATATCCGCAAGAGATATAGAGATCAATCCAGGCAATGCAAGAGGTAACGTCAGCATCGCAAGCGGCGGCGGAGAGTATACTACTCTTTCTTCGTACGCAAACTCGGTAGGTAAGGTCGGTAGCGACAAGACTATAAACAATACTATAGATATGTCTCAAGTTGCAGGTAGATATTTTATAGGCGAGCTATTTGGTCAAAATATCAATTTCAAGGGAGCCGTATTTAACGCTCCTACATATTATAGCGATCAGATAGATACCGGTTTGTATAGCGACCACGACAGCTGGAGTGGTCACAATTACTCCACTCCTAATGCTATCAAGGTAAATTTCGGCGGGGCTAGAGCAAATCAAGACGTCGTAAACCTTAATGTTAAAGGCGTTCAAACCGGCGAAAAAACAGACGTATACGCTAAATTTGACGACGGTACGGCTTCTCCCGGGGATCTTAAAAAATTCGTCGCGAAAGGCGAGGATATCAACCTTATCGTAAATCCTAAATTTAACGCTGCAACTACTTCGAAACTAGAAACGATAGATCTAAGCGAAGTAAAAGCGGGATCTACTTCATGGGTAAACCTGTCTACCGTTCCTTATAGCACGGATACGACGAGCCATAGCGGATCTACTAATTCAGGTTATAGCAGCTGGCACAATAGGACCGACAATCAAGGTTTCGGTAATGCAGGCCCATCAAACCTAAAAAATCCTCTTTCGGATAACTACGGCACGGCGTCTACAGCTAACTTTAAGGCTACTTCAACATTACCTGATTTTGGTGCTAGAACAGGTGTTACGGGTAATGACATCCCTAACTTTACCGGCACTAAGTGGAACCATAAAAATGTCGACGGGTCATCTACATATTTAGGAAGACCGTCTACGGATCTAGTAAGAGAAAAGAGCGACCTAGGTGCAAATGCTCATACTATGCTTAAAGAGATCAAAGGTACGCAAGGTAACGACGTAGTATTGCTAGCTAATGATATGGCTGCAGCTAACGGCACCGGCAAACTAAACGTAGATCTAGGCGACGGAGACGATATCATCCACGTAGGTACTTTAGCGGCAAACACCGAGATCATCATCGACGGCGGCAAAGGACGCGATCTGTTTGACGTAAGTAGAGCTAAAACCGATACTACGGTAAGTAAAATCGTAACTATCAAAAATATCGAGGCCGGAGACAAGGTTAAGCTAGCGGATTATTTCGCACACGGCTACGATCCAAGGGATCCAAGCGGCGACAGCAAAGACTCTAACTGGGGCGCCGTAAAAGCATACGGTAGCGACAAAGTTCAATTCTACACAGGCAACCACCCTGATGCTAGCACTAGCGCCGCTGCGCACGGTCAGACCTTTAGCACGACTAGTGGTACCGCTAATGCAAATAGCACTACTCCTCCGCTAACTATAACGGGAACAACTTCCGGTAATGCTACAAGCACGGTGTACGGCTACAATACCCCAACCGGAACGGCAGCTTTCGAGGAAAATCTCCAACAAGGAACCACTACCGGTCACTGGGGCGGCGACAGATATCAGTACAAGGCTAACCACGGCGACTTCGCTTGGCAAACGGGAAATGCTACTGCTGCGGCGGCAGGCACCAATATCGCCATAGACGCAAGCGGTAATCGCGGCTTTAATAATTCTACTAGCCCATTCTACGAGCCTGGTAAGGCGGCTGTAAAAGCTACGTTGTCTACGGACGTAGCCGGTGCGGATGCCGGACAAGCTCTACCTACCGGTTGGACGCAAGGAACTCCTTCTACTCCTCTTGATCCTAACGGTTTGGCTTGGGCAACATGGTCGGTAGCGCAAGTCGGCGGCGGTACGGTAAGCTACTATGCAAACAACGGCACTGCTACGCCTTTCACGGGTCTTACCATGAAAAAGCAAGGAAATCTATTCTTTGATACGGCTAAACATACTGAAGTGGCTGGAAGAATGTATTACAATACATATGATGACGTTAACCAGACTGCAGGCGGCGGAACCCAGCAGGGCACTCCAGTGACAGGCACAAACGGTCAGGTGGTTATCCAAAACTCCGGCGTAGCAAGTACTAAGTCAGCTAGCGCAGGTACTATAACTGCTAATAACCTAATAAAGAGCGTAATCGTTCAAACGTCTACTAATAGTGATAAATATACCGGCGGCATAGCCTCTAACGATCAGAGCTTCTATGACGCTCACAACACTATTAAAGTAACGGTTAACTCTAAGCTTACCGATTTGAGTACGGTAGCCGGCCTAGATACCTTGATTCAGGCGGTAAACCATGCTATAGCAAACAATAGACTATGGGGTAATGACTCGACGTACTGGCAAGCAAATTATACGTATTTCAGCAAATTTGCAGATGCCAATAGTACTAGCATGACCGGCGATAACGTAATTATGGGCTATACTAGATATATTAGCGCTAGCGGAAACTACGACGCTCACAACGATAGACTATATGCGTTCTCTTGGAAGGGCGATACATATCTAGTTTATGATAAGCAAGCCGTAGCATATAACGGTAGCAATACCATAGGCGCTGAGGATACCATCGTAAGACTTGCGGGCGTAAACCTAGAAAACCTAAAATACTCTGTTGATCCTGAAAAAGGTACTATTACTATCGATAGTCTTGATCAGGCTTAA
- a CDS encoding DNA-3-methyladenine glycosylase I: MQNTQKLKIRCDWAEKSDLERVYHDEEWGKLVKDDAKFFELILLEGFQAGISWHTVLLKREAMRAAFDGFDARKISLYGEEQTAKFMQNPALIRNRLKLNSLAANARVFLAVVGEFGSFYDYLWSYLLPKFDPKFDGKPIVNHYENIKQIPATTPLADFVAKEMKKRGFKFLGPTSVYAFLQSAGVVDDHLDACFCKGGR, translated from the coding sequence TTGCAAAATACTCAAAAACTTAAAATCCGCTGCGACTGGGCTGAGAAAAGCGATCTGGAGCGCGTATATCACGACGAGGAGTGGGGCAAGCTAGTAAAGGACGATGCGAAATTTTTCGAGCTCATCTTGCTAGAGGGCTTTCAGGCTGGCATCTCGTGGCATACGGTACTGCTTAAGCGCGAGGCGATGCGAGCGGCATTTGACGGATTTGACGCGCGCAAAATTTCGCTCTACGGCGAGGAGCAAACGGCGAAATTTATGCAAAACCCCGCACTCATCAGAAACCGCCTAAAACTAAACTCGCTTGCCGCAAACGCCCGCGTATTCCTCGCCGTCGTGGGCGAGTTTGGCAGCTTTTACGACTATCTTTGGAGCTATCTTTTGCCTAAATTTGATCCCAAATTTGACGGCAAGCCCATCGTAAATCACTATGAAAACATAAAGCAGATTCCTGCTACCACGCCACTTGCGGATTTCGTCGCAAAAGAGATGAAAAAGCGCGGATTTAAATTTCTAGGCCCCACGAGCGTCTATGCGTTTTTGCAAAGCGCGGGCGTAGTGGACGATCATCTAGACGCCTGCTTTTGCAAAGGAGGCAGATGA
- a CDS encoding MmcQ/YjbR family DNA-binding protein, producing the protein MMPARKRVFSYIEEKFGAQGERIFDKHPEFAVFRHAKNQKWFAVFMRVDGGKLGLKSAKELEILNLKCKPDLAAILRDGEQILPAYHMNKKHWISVNLSSKIAPEQVEDLIDLSFELTR; encoded by the coding sequence ATGATGCCTGCACGAAAGCGAGTTTTTAGCTACATCGAGGAGAAATTTGGCGCGCAGGGCGAGCGGATATTTGACAAACATCCGGAATTTGCCGTATTTCGCCACGCGAAAAACCAAAAATGGTTCGCCGTTTTTATGCGCGTGGACGGCGGCAAGCTGGGGCTTAAAAGCGCAAAGGAGCTAGAGATACTAAATCTAAAATGTAAGCCCGATCTAGCAGCGATTTTGCGTGACGGGGAGCAAATTTTGCCCGCCTATCATATGAATAAAAAGCATTGGATCAGCGTAAATTTAAGCTCCAAAATCGCCCCCGAGCAGGTGGAGGATCTGATCGACCTTAGCTTTGAGCTAACGCGATAA
- the murC gene encoding UDP-N-acetylmuramate--L-alanine ligase, whose translation MGIGGIGISAIARFLHEKGFIISGSDIKESPTTRELAAQGIDVITPHSKAAIRDQDFVIYSAAIKPDNIELVEARSKGLHCLSRKEALPMVLEGKRVFSVAGAHGKSTTSAMLSSLVEGSVIIGAISKQFGSNMKYEPCDNVIFEADESDSSFLNSNPYLAVVTNAEPEHMEHYGYDLEKFHAAYRGFLERAKVRVINAEDEFLGTLKLDAVRLYPSTDITELSMIVRDFVPYTAFNLKNLGKFEVLGMGEHIAVDASLAILAALNETSLAQIRQNLLNFKGIKKRFDILTASRKFVLIDDYAHHPTEIKATLQSVFEYAKLLGITKITAIFQPHRFTRLSANLQGFKGCFEGIDELVILPVYAAGETPIEINLKEEFKRYNPVMTQKVAREGEGIVFTDEFGVKNLLDDGLVIGFGAGDITYQLRGDA comes from the coding sequence ATCGGTATCGGCGGTATCGGCATCTCGGCGATAGCGCGGTTTTTGCACGAAAAGGGCTTCATCATCAGCGGTAGCGACATCAAAGAAAGCCCGACCACGCGCGAGCTAGCCGCGCAGGGCATCGACGTCATCACGCCACATAGCAAAGCTGCGATTAGGGATCAGGACTTCGTCATCTACTCGGCGGCGATAAAGCCTGATAACATCGAGCTTGTCGAAGCGCGCAGCAAAGGGCTACACTGCCTATCGCGCAAAGAGGCGCTACCGATGGTGCTAGAGGGCAAGCGCGTGTTTTCGGTAGCGGGCGCGCACGGCAAAAGTACAACCTCGGCTATGCTCTCTAGCCTCGTGGAGGGCTCCGTCATCATCGGCGCTATCAGTAAGCAGTTTGGCTCAAATATGAAATACGAGCCCTGCGACAACGTCATTTTCGAAGCCGACGAGAGCGATAGTAGTTTTCTCAACTCAAACCCGTATCTAGCCGTCGTGACCAACGCCGAGCCCGAGCACATGGAGCACTACGGATATGATTTGGAGAAATTTCACGCGGCGTATCGCGGATTTTTGGAGCGAGCCAAGGTGCGCGTGATAAACGCCGAGGACGAGTTTTTAGGTACGCTAAAGCTTGATGCCGTGCGCCTTTATCCGAGCACCGATATCACCGAGCTTAGCATGATCGTGCGCGATTTCGTGCCTTACACCGCGTTTAATCTAAAAAATTTAGGCAAATTTGAAGTGCTGGGCATGGGCGAGCACATCGCCGTGGACGCGTCGCTTGCGATCTTGGCCGCGCTAAATGAAACGTCTCTGGCGCAAATCAGGCAAAATTTGCTAAATTTTAAAGGCATCAAAAAGCGCTTCGATATCCTCACCGCTAGTCGCAAATTCGTACTAATCGACGACTACGCGCACCACCCAACCGAGATCAAAGCTACTTTACAATCGGTCTTTGAATACGCCAAACTACTAGGCATCACCAAGATCACGGCGATATTTCAGCCGCACAGATTTACGCGCTTAAGCGCAAATTTGCAGGGCTTTAAAGGGTGCTTTGAGGGCATAGACGAGCTAGTTATCCTGCCTGTTTACGCAGCGGGCGAGACACCGATAGAGATAAATTTAAAAGAGGAGTTTAAACGCTACAACCCAGTGATGACGCAAAAAGTCGCGCGCGAGGGCGAGGGGATAGTCTTTACGGACGAGTTTGGCGTGAAAAACCTGCTCGATGACGGCCTAGTGATCGGCTTTGGCGCTGGCGACATCACATATCAGCTGCGAGGCGACGCATGA